A window from Euwallacea fornicatus isolate EFF26 chromosome 27, ASM4011564v1, whole genome shotgun sequence encodes these proteins:
- the LOC136347238 gene encoding modular serine protease-like isoform X2 produces the protein MELKIVPMAATRRNLYAKPYILKNSCPGYLFKCDYGACISADLKCNGQRDCKDNSDEKRCSMLTVSKVNTNCRSDEFECNNGQCIEIDGTCDGVYNCEDHSDETEYLCLNSECPGYTYKCKYGACVDGDAECNGRQDCIDNSDEANCGPAILPTTPPSVVINDSLHTSNGCVTPEHPVNGRWFYLPNINNQKRAAISNRKVNSGATIGFQCNDGYKLSSTSKKEKLVYCQQNGQWNEALPSCIKLCPPQTNRNHAIISCKLDDVPIPCDQAIEQTELTFKCDPYFESDTSWTVNKCIGGSWHYPDVRCKEKCGEKRVSATPLIVGGVAVEKGHYPWVVALYSRRETSSYSHICGGSLLSTSIALTAAHCVTENNNGAVIHKKFFAVASGKYYIGYGDNRDDDTAQYSNVSQIIVHQDYTGEYQKFRFDIALLKLSTPFALSKLCQPVCIEYNDVSQLFLTDNSIATVTGWGFTTAAGKPSEVLKEIDVPLVDNGQCRSELDPEFAQKYLIGDKFCAGFVNANMSVCPGDSGGGLVIKDLKNKYYIKGLVSLGDVVLENNQRKCNIRRRALFTNVNMYTHWIQSTMLSSTIA, from the exons ATGGAATTGAAGATTGTCCCGATGGCAGCGACGAGAAGGAATCTGTATGCAAAACCTTATA ttttaaaaaacagtTGTCCCGGATACCTCTTTAAGTGTGACTACGGAGCCTGTATAAGTGCCGATCTGAAATGCAACGGTCAGCGTGATTGCAAAGATAATTCTGATGAAAAACGTTGTTCAATGCTCACAGTTTCCAAAGTTAACACAAATTGCAG GTCAGATGAATTTGAATGCAATAATGGCCAGTGCATTGAAATTGATGGCACATGTGATGGTGTATATAATTGCGAAGATCACAGTGACGAAACTGAGTATTTGTGTCTGAATTCTGAGTGCCCAGGATATACTTATAAGTGTAAATATGGCGCTTGTGTTGACGGAGATGCTGA ATGTAATGGACGGCAAGACTGTATTGACAATTCCGACGAGGCGAATTGTGGGCCAGCAATATTGCCTACGACTCCTCCTTCAGTTGTAATTAACGATTCTCTACACACTAG CAACGGTTGTGTTACTCCTGAGCATCCTGTTAACGGCCGCTGGTTCTACCTCCCAAATATAAACAACCAAAAACGAGCAGCAATATCCAACCGAAAAGTTAACAGTGGCGCAACAATCGGGTTTCAATGTAACGATGGCTACAAATTATCTAGTACAagtaagaaagaaaaattggtgTACTGCCAGCAGAATGGTCAATGGAATGAAGCTCTTCCAAGTTGTATCA aaCTTTGTCCACCCCAAACAAACAGGAACCATGCTATCATTTCGTGTAAACTGGACGACGTTCCCATCCCTTGCGACCAGGCCATCGAACAAACCGAGCTCACTTTTAAATGCGATCCGTACTTCGAATCGGACACCTCCTGGACCGTAAATAAATGCATAGGTGGTTCTTGGCATTACCCCGATGTCAGGTGCAAGGAAA AATGTGGAGAAAAACGAGTGTCGGCGACACCTTTAATTGTCGGTGGGGTTGCAGTCGAAAAAGGACATTATCCTTGGGTAGTAGCGCTATACAGCCGGCGCGAAACATCTTCATATTCTCATATATGCGGAGGATCTTTGTTGTCAACTTCTATAGCACTGACTG CTGCTCACTGCGTTACTGAGAATAACAATGGAGCTGTCATTCACAAAAAGTTCTTCGCAGTGGCgtctggaaaatattacattggATATGGAGATAACAGAGATGATGACACAGCTCAGTATTCAAAT GTAAGTCAAATTATAGTACACCAGGACTACACGGGAGAATATCAGAAATTCAGATTTGACATCGCTTTGCTGAAACTCAGCACCCCCTTCGCGTTATCCAAACTGTGCCAGCCAGTGTGCATTGAGTACAACGACGTGTCTCAGTTATTTTTAACCGACAACTCCATTGCCACG GTAACTGGATGGGGTTTTACAACAGCTGCAGGAAAACCCTCGGAAGTGCTTAAAGAAATTGATGTTCCCCTCGTGGATAATGGTCAATGTAGGAGCGAGCTGGATCCCGAGTTTGCACAGAAGTATTTGATTGGGGACAAATTTTGTGCTGGCTTCGTGAACGCCA atatgaGCGTATGTCCAGGGGACAGTGGCGGCGGCTTGGTTATCAAGgacttgaaaaacaaatattacaTTAAAGGGCTTGTAAGTTTAGGCGACGTAGTACTAGAGAATAACCAGAGAAAGTGCAATATCAGACGAAGAGCGCTGTTTACTAACGTAAATATGTACACCCATTGGATACAATCAACAATGCTATCGTCGACCATTGCTTAA
- the LOC136347238 gene encoding modular serine protease-like isoform X1 — MDKTTSSMYSRVLTSVVLITLIQQSYEIPTSNQDTIIPSKNMSLSRFRRQTTTCKSDVTKFQCEGNPLCINTDQICDGIEDCPDGSDEKESVCKTLYCPGYLFKCDYGACISADLKCNGQRDCKDNSDEKRCSMLTVSKVNTNCRSDEFECNNGQCIEIDGTCDGVYNCEDHSDETEYLCLNSECPGYTYKCKYGACVDGDAECNGRQDCIDNSDEANCGPAILPTTPPSVVINDSLHTSNGCVTPEHPVNGRWFYLPNINNQKRAAISNRKVNSGATIGFQCNDGYKLSSTSKKEKLVYCQQNGQWNEALPSCIKLCPPQTNRNHAIISCKLDDVPIPCDQAIEQTELTFKCDPYFESDTSWTVNKCIGGSWHYPDVRCKEKCGEKRVSATPLIVGGVAVEKGHYPWVVALYSRRETSSYSHICGGSLLSTSIALTAAHCVTENNNGAVIHKKFFAVASGKYYIGYGDNRDDDTAQYSNVSQIIVHQDYTGEYQKFRFDIALLKLSTPFALSKLCQPVCIEYNDVSQLFLTDNSIATVTGWGFTTAAGKPSEVLKEIDVPLVDNGQCRSELDPEFAQKYLIGDKFCAGFVNANMSVCPGDSGGGLVIKDLKNKYYIKGLVSLGDVVLENNQRKCNIRRRALFTNVNMYTHWIQSTMLSSTIA; from the exons ATGGATAAAACGACATCATCTATGTATTCAAGAGTGTTAACTAGTGTGGTGCTTATTA CTTTGATTCAACAGTCTTATGAAATCCCTACATCAAATCAAGATACTATCATCCCTAGCAAAAACATGAGTCTAAGCAGATTTAGACGGCAAACGACGACTTGCAAAAG TGATGTCACTAAATTCCAATGTGAGGGTAACCCATTATGCATAAACACCGACCAAATATGCGATGGAATTGAAGATTGTCCCGATGGCAGCGACGAGAAGGAATCTGTATGCAAAACCTTATA tTGTCCCGGATACCTCTTTAAGTGTGACTACGGAGCCTGTATAAGTGCCGATCTGAAATGCAACGGTCAGCGTGATTGCAAAGATAATTCTGATGAAAAACGTTGTTCAATGCTCACAGTTTCCAAAGTTAACACAAATTGCAG GTCAGATGAATTTGAATGCAATAATGGCCAGTGCATTGAAATTGATGGCACATGTGATGGTGTATATAATTGCGAAGATCACAGTGACGAAACTGAGTATTTGTGTCTGAATTCTGAGTGCCCAGGATATACTTATAAGTGTAAATATGGCGCTTGTGTTGACGGAGATGCTGA ATGTAATGGACGGCAAGACTGTATTGACAATTCCGACGAGGCGAATTGTGGGCCAGCAATATTGCCTACGACTCCTCCTTCAGTTGTAATTAACGATTCTCTACACACTAG CAACGGTTGTGTTACTCCTGAGCATCCTGTTAACGGCCGCTGGTTCTACCTCCCAAATATAAACAACCAAAAACGAGCAGCAATATCCAACCGAAAAGTTAACAGTGGCGCAACAATCGGGTTTCAATGTAACGATGGCTACAAATTATCTAGTACAagtaagaaagaaaaattggtgTACTGCCAGCAGAATGGTCAATGGAATGAAGCTCTTCCAAGTTGTATCA aaCTTTGTCCACCCCAAACAAACAGGAACCATGCTATCATTTCGTGTAAACTGGACGACGTTCCCATCCCTTGCGACCAGGCCATCGAACAAACCGAGCTCACTTTTAAATGCGATCCGTACTTCGAATCGGACACCTCCTGGACCGTAAATAAATGCATAGGTGGTTCTTGGCATTACCCCGATGTCAGGTGCAAGGAAA AATGTGGAGAAAAACGAGTGTCGGCGACACCTTTAATTGTCGGTGGGGTTGCAGTCGAAAAAGGACATTATCCTTGGGTAGTAGCGCTATACAGCCGGCGCGAAACATCTTCATATTCTCATATATGCGGAGGATCTTTGTTGTCAACTTCTATAGCACTGACTG CTGCTCACTGCGTTACTGAGAATAACAATGGAGCTGTCATTCACAAAAAGTTCTTCGCAGTGGCgtctggaaaatattacattggATATGGAGATAACAGAGATGATGACACAGCTCAGTATTCAAAT GTAAGTCAAATTATAGTACACCAGGACTACACGGGAGAATATCAGAAATTCAGATTTGACATCGCTTTGCTGAAACTCAGCACCCCCTTCGCGTTATCCAAACTGTGCCAGCCAGTGTGCATTGAGTACAACGACGTGTCTCAGTTATTTTTAACCGACAACTCCATTGCCACG GTAACTGGATGGGGTTTTACAACAGCTGCAGGAAAACCCTCGGAAGTGCTTAAAGAAATTGATGTTCCCCTCGTGGATAATGGTCAATGTAGGAGCGAGCTGGATCCCGAGTTTGCACAGAAGTATTTGATTGGGGACAAATTTTGTGCTGGCTTCGTGAACGCCA atatgaGCGTATGTCCAGGGGACAGTGGCGGCGGCTTGGTTATCAAGgacttgaaaaacaaatattacaTTAAAGGGCTTGTAAGTTTAGGCGACGTAGTACTAGAGAATAACCAGAGAAAGTGCAATATCAGACGAAGAGCGCTGTTTACTAACGTAAATATGTACACCCATTGGATACAATCAACAATGCTATCGTCGACCATTGCTTAA
- the LOC136347242 gene encoding ARL14 effector protein: protein MGYDSSDEDYSPGNTGSQRTARKSTTSSSPISVYSTRRKAARNASKAISASSSSSSFDKSMESFNPDMSQRERRKISKKFTPPVPKKPTGAVYDEKGIHVATGLNMCDCLNEKCQGCWFECIKCESTKCGPECRVFRKFTTDSIEYHGHDKTVKNPLLLKS, encoded by the exons ATGGGATACGATAGTTCAGATGAGGATTATAGTCCCGGAAATACAGGGAGCCAAAGAACAGCCAGAAAATCTACCACTTCGTCTTCGCCCATTTCAGTATATTCAACTCGCAG AAAAGCAGCAAGAAATGCTTCAAAAGCCATATCTGCATCCTCAAGTTCATCCTCTTTTGATAAGTCGATGGAATCGTTTAATCCAGACATGAGCCAAAGAGAGCGTCGCAAGATAAGTAAAAAGTTTACACCTCCAGTACCAAAAAAACCCACGGGAGCCGTATATGATGAGAA gGGTATACATGTCGCAACAGGATTAAATATGTGTGattgtttaaatgaaaaatgccaAGGATGCTGGTTTGAGTGTATCAAATGCGAGAGTACCAAATGTGGTCCAGAGTGCAGAGTTTTTCGAAAGTTCACCACGGACTCGATCGAGTATCATGGTCACGacaaaactgtcaaaaatcCATTGCTATTAAAGAGTTAa